Within Topomyia yanbarensis strain Yona2022 chromosome 2, ASM3024719v1, whole genome shotgun sequence, the genomic segment ACGGTGGAAAATAGGAAGAAATTCAAATCAAGTACCGGTGATCCATAGAAACAAACTTGAAAGTCTATTAGTTTACTCTGCTTCAAAATGTTCTTGTTGTCGTACTGAAACATAACATTATTACACCAGAAGTCCCCGTGGTTCAGAACGTTAAATCCATTCGGATCTACCACAAGACAGTTCAATGTTCGACTGAACGCTACTGGCTGCAGGTTTCGTAGGTCGTCTACGTGATCCTTTGCGAACGGAAACGTTTCAAGGGCTTCCAAACAAGCATTGTATGCTGGAGAGAACATGGATTCCATCATGGGAAGGTTCTTCCTGCTGTACAGTCCTTCTTTGTACGCTTCTGAATAATCACCGTGCAGTTCTCTGTACACCGCTGATGCGGCGTGAAATTGCGCGAGCTTTTCGAGAATTGACTCTACATGGATTGAATCCAATCCATCTTGCCGCTTAGCTACTCTATAGTTGACACAGCATAGGTCTTCCATAACGATGATATCACCGGGAACTGCTTTGCAAATTTTCAGACACCTTGGTCCAATCTCAACATTAGCAGACTTCTTTCTGTACAGTTCTTCGAAAGCTGGAATAATTCGGGTGTACATATCGATCTCTTTATCGAAGGGTTCTAGCTGTTGGCTGAAATCTTCAGCCAATCCTGTTGGACGAGTTTTAACAATAACTGAAAATGTATCAACAGAGGATGTTACTCTGTTCTCCACTTCCAATTTAGCTCGATACATGGTCGATCCGAAGTTGTCTCCCTTTTTGGTAGCAATTTCAACCGATACTCGGCGAATACTGAATTGTCCGGTTCGCAATTGGAGTTTCATTTCGACAACCTCGTTGAAAAAATCCTTTCGGAACCAGCCAGGAAGCGTCAAGAAATCACTAATAATACCACTGGGTGTTTGATAACCGCTGTGTCGAATATCGAACGCTCCGTGATCGAGTAAATATGGGAGTATTTCCGTCATTTGCTTTACAAAGGCCGGATTTCCGTACATTTTTTCTCGGTAAATGCGACCCCCGTCACCATCTGACATAAGCGTATCTATGGAAGCATTTTCCGTTTTCTCCATCAAACAAATCGGTAGCACTCCCATGCAGGCACCGGACGCATACAGGATCCGATCGATGTAATCCAGGTGGAGGTCCTTCAGACTTGGCCCTCGTTTCGAATAGCCTAGCAGTTGAAGATTTTCGATCAGATGCTGGTGGTAGAACAGGATCATGTTGTCTAGCTGGGGAAATCTATCTTCTCCTCTTACAGATGTGAAAATGAAGTAAATCAGATCGAGTACGGGTGATGACCAGATTCCCATTTGATAGTCTACCTAAAGATAATATAAATATAaggatttttgtttattttctttgtCTAAAGGTAGCATGCATGTAAGATATAACAACGTTTTATCGTTCTTAACGTAACGTAATGAATAATTCTCCACTGTACTTACAAACAACAATTCCTTGATAGAATTATCAGCATCGTACTGAAACATCATATTGTTACACCAAGCATCTCCATGATTAAGCACATTGAATCCGCTGACAGAAGGTTGAGTCACTTTCAGTAACTCACCGAACATAGAGAGTCCAAAATCGAactgccaaataaaaaaaacaaaaactcgtTTTCAAATATGTACTCTAGCTAGTAAACAACCATTCGACCAAACGAACCATCAAATCAGCGTAAAAATCACCATTCGGTCATGTGCGAGTCATTTTGGTTATTGTTTCCATCTGCGTTCtgaaatgcgctgaaaacattTGTTCGGATCGTTTGGAATACATTCCTTCATCGAATTTATCACTATATTGCCCATTCTTCTCATGGTACAGAGCAGAAGCTGCATGAAATTGTGCCAACTTCTTCAAAAATACTTTAACATGGCTTTGGTCAAGCTGCTCCCTTCGGTTTACCATTTTGAACTGTTTCTCATTCAAATCCTCCAACACCAGAACATCCGTTGGCTCGCGGCTATGTTTAAAGCATTTTGGCCCAAATGTCACGTTTACCCCCTTAGCACTGTACAACTGCTCGAATCCAGGCAGCAGTTTGGAGTAAACTTCCATCTCTTTGGGGAATACGTTCAGAATTTGAACAATCTCCTCGGTCATGCCAAGATCTGGCAGTGCCTTCACAATCAACGGCAGCTT encodes:
- the LOC131683964 gene encoding LOW QUALITY PROTEIN: uncharacterized protein LOC131683964 (The sequence of the model RefSeq protein was modified relative to this genomic sequence to represent the inferred CDS: substituted 1 base at 1 genomic stop codon), with translation MAGGASVIPSWMTKEYFEDVVATKFGLSVDEFKINDLGVEAATEAGDNFVSKIYRVTIDVSCCDGTVQKLPLIVKALPDLGMTEEIVQILNVFPKEMEVYSKLLPGFEQLYSAKGVNVTFGPKCFKHSREPTDVLVLEDLNEKQFKMVNRREQLDQSHVKVFLKKLAQFHAASALYHEKNGQYSDKFDEGMYSKRSEQMFSAHFRTQMETITKMTRTXPNGDFYADLMFDFGLSMFGELLKVTQPSVSGFNVLNHGDAWCNNMMFQYDADNSIKELLFVDYQMGIWSSPVLDLIYFIFTSVRGEDRFPQLDNMILFYHQHLIENLQLLGYSKRGPSLKDLHLDYIDRILYASGACMGVLPICLMEKTENASIDTLMSDGDGGRIYREKMYGNPAFVKQMTEILPYLLDHGAFDIRHSGYQTPSGIISDFLTLPGWFRKDFFNEVVEMKLQLRTGQFSIRRVSVEIATKKGDNFGSTMYRAKLEVENRVTSSVDTFSVIVKTRPTGLAEDFSQQLEPFDKEIDMYTRIIPAFEELYRKKSANVEIGPRCLKICKAVPGDIIVMEDLCCVNYRVAKRQDGLDSIHVESILEKLAQFHAASAVYRELHGDYSEAYKEGLYSRKNLPMMESMFSPAYNACLEALETFPFAKDHVDDLRNLQPVAFSRTLNCLVVDPNGFNVLNHGDFWCNNVMFQYDNKNILKQSKLIDFQVCFYGSPVLDLNFFLFSTVRNDIKLSKLSYFIRYYHEKLVYNLALLGYGKRLPTLKQLQFDFYDRLVYGASSIFGVMALCLMDPSEDTSFEVLHQNNEAGRRFRKLMYSNERYVEAMKSLLPFLAKRGVFQPEAEICRVERKTT